ATGCTAACATTCATTAAAATATGGTCACGGGTATATGGaaacttattattattaattagcACGGCACTTGTTATTTTGGCTTTGTGTTTGTTTGGTTACCTGGATGCGAAGGTAATTTTTCTCACTGCCAAGTGATTGGAAGAGGGTTGAAACGTGTATATCAACCATATCAGAGGTTGCAGCACCAAAAACATCCAGCAGCGGCGTGGCACCATTGCTGTATACCCATCCCAGCAACCCCCACTGGTTAGCCGCTGCGGCAGTGTATTTTTCCTCGTTTTTGGCCATTCCTGTGCCTAGCGACAACACCAGCATTCTATTGCTCTCCATGGGCTTCAAATCCGTCAATTGAAATTGGCCCGTCAAAATTTGTTTGGAAATATGGGTTATGGCCATCAGAGTCTATGGAGAATTATATtatttcaaaggaaaaaaaatataaataaatcaGCTCCTTTTAGACAGCTTTATAAGTACCAGAAAGCAAGTCTCTTCTATAAGCAGCTAAATTAAGGAGAGGGAAGATGTGCAACACATGGTGATAGAGATACTGACTGGATTATTAGCAGCAACTCCTCCATCAATGAGATCAAAGCTGCGTATGTTCCCTTGTGCGTCCTTGGTCTCGAAGTAGTACGGTGGAAGATAGGTGGGTGCTGCGGAAGTGCTGATGCAGACATCTGATAGCAGAGCATTCTTAGAAGCATTTGCTTTGGCCTGCTTAAAAGTATATTCAGGCACGTTAGTGTGATCTAGCATCCATCAGTAAAGTCTTTTATAGTACTAGTAGTTTACAGGGACCATACGTCAATTGTGGAGAAGATAATCGGTTGAAGGCGCTTGATATCGAAAGTGGGTATGACCACGTCTGTTAACGTGTTTTCCATGGTGAGATTGCCCAATAGTCTCTTTATCAACGAGTGCAAGTACTTGCCATCGTACTTTGGTCCTCCCAACAAATTTGTAAGCGATTTTACCACGTCCTTGCGGCTTGATTGATTACACAAACGTTCAACAATAAAATAGaggcagaaattttttttttttcttttgaaaggAATCTGAATTTCGAGGAACTAAAAAGTTTTGGTCTTACTAAGTTTTTGGTTATCTTGTATACCTGCTCTCGGGAAAGATCTGGGGGGAGTTTTGCAAGTAGAAGCTGGTTATGTCTTTGGCAGCGTAAAGAGGGCGGCTGTCCTTATTTGGGGCAGTGAGCATGGTGGTGACAAGCCCACCTGTGCTAGTCCCTGCAACTACATCAAAGTAATCTGCGATTCTTGCATTCGGTCCATCGAGTTCCTACCAAACAGTCAAGTATGACGTACTTTTAAGTACTACTACAAACTTagattggttgtaaatggggTTTTATGTTGTATACTTAAAAATTCAAAACATGATTATCTGAAATACCTGAAGTTTGGCTTCCAGGAAAGCAAGAATGGTGCCGGGAATGATGCCTCTGATACCCCCTCCGTCTATGCTTAGAACTGTAGCCAACCTTCCTTTAGTTATAGCATCTGTCAAAGGAGGTTGTAGGAGGTTGAAGGTTGTTAATAAGGCAAGTGTTAGGATTAGCTGATTCATCTTCATGCTTTGGGCCAAATTCCGACAGGATCTATATATATACACAGATATAATCTAGTACttcccttttcttcctttttttcggCGAGGAACTGGATTTTATATTCTCAAATCTAAAATATGCATCAGGGGGAATCAAGAAACTGGCAAGTATTTTGCAGAGAAGGATCTATATGTACTTGAGATTTCTACGAGTATGATCTCAGTTCTGGTTTGCAGCCATGGGTAGACTTTTCCATCATCAACGTCCCATCTGTTTACGGAAAAAGAATAGTCCCATTTCCTCCTAAATGGGATTGGCAGTGAAAGTTTCTTCACGTGTCAACTTCTTATCTTTCGTCGCCTGACTAGCTATTTTCGATCCGGTACCATACTACATTTATGGTACACCATATATGAAAGCTGACAAAGCAAttgtcttccttttttttttttttttcaaaccgTAGGATTTCATAATAGTTTGTTGATTTTTCTTGCAGTCATCAATTATTGAATAAGTACTATTCTTTTGGGCTGCGGAGCAAATTAAGCTGCGTACTCTTTATTGTAAAAGCACTTACGTATTAGACCTGTAAGAAAAATCTGGATGATTTTTCGTTTCTTCATACCATACCGTTGCTAAATGAGCTCAGACGTTTTTCGTCGAAAAATTACAtcgtttttcgtgatcacatttccctattatctttttttctcacatacatcaaatcactacagtaattttttcacgaaaaatcatggaaaatgcaatccaaacacaacctaaaCTTGGGGAGAAAAACTGAAGCTTACCACAGGAGAAGCcagttaattctcttttaaatgtcgaaaaagcaaaaaataaaagagtttCAGGAGAATGACGAACATAATAAAGTGAGGATTTAGGAAGTTGATATGTTCTAATCCCCGCAACAATCTCAATAATGTGACCCAATTATTTGACTGATCATGACAAGTATATTACGTGGATTGTAATTACAT
This portion of the Coffea eugenioides isolate CCC68of chromosome 11, Ceug_1.0, whole genome shotgun sequence genome encodes:
- the LOC113751693 gene encoding patatin-like protein 2; the protein is MKMNQLILTLALLTTFNLLQPPLTDAITKGRLATVLSIDGGGIRGIIPGTILAFLEAKLQELDGPNARIADYFDVVAGTSTGGLVTTMLTAPNKDSRPLYAAKDITSFYLQNSPQIFPESSRKDVVKSLTNLLGGPKYDGKYLHSLIKRLLGNLTMENTLTDVVIPTFDIKRLQPIIFSTIDAKANASKNALLSDVCISTSAAPTYLPPYYFETKDAQGNIRSFDLIDGGVAANNPTLMAITHISKQILTGQFQLTDLKPMESNRMLVLSLGTGMAKNEEKYTAAAANQWGLLGWVYSNGATPLLDVFGAATSDMVDIHVSTLFQSLGSEKNYLRIQEEGLTGDASSVDVATTENMETLVQIGNSLLKKPVSRVNLETGRSEAVQGEGTNEEALTQFAKLLSDERKLRLAN